The Punica granatum isolate Tunisia-2019 chromosome 4, ASM765513v2, whole genome shotgun sequence sequence aTACTTTTTGTTATATTAAACCATTTTCTATAAATCAGATGTTATGATAAGTTCATACAAACATTTCTCGCAAACTTATTAATGGGCGAAAAATGAGTTCTCAGTggattttcattaaattagtGGGATGGATTcgagaattttcttttaaaatcttaATGGGTAGGGGCGGAGCCAATATAATAccaggggggcaattgccccccctgaactttggcttttttatattttaccccaaaattatgttaatttatgaatttttctatGTAAAATTTGCACTTTGCCCCCcctgaaaaaaatatgtattattcATATCAAGCAATATTTTTGCCCCCCTGAACGAAAATCCTGGATTCGCCCCTGTTAATGGGTTTAGGAAGGGTTTATGATTGACTTTTCTTAAACGGTATGGGTATTGCCTGGATATAGCCATCCCAAACCCTCCTTAATGCCATCCTTGGGATAGAGTGGGGGTTGAAGAGAAATAAGTAAAAGGTAGAGCGAGAGATGACCACGTGTGAATTGATGGAGGAGCAAAATAAGATAAATGAGTTTAAAATTTGAGCAGTTTTATAGTTTTATTCTTGCCttcaattttacttttattcaatagagtaaaaaataatggggataatttcctaaaattatacaaaaattgATACATTTACTTAGATATAAAGATTTTTATCAGTGTGctaattttgtatatatatttttatgttacacatatgtaaattttgttatcaataaatatacgtatatatgtTTCCatagaaattaatattatttatttattttattaaattacatgaaatattttttgtgaatattattagttacttttaataatttttttatttttaaatataatatttaaatatctATAGGGTCCACTTGGTATATTTCCATATGCCACATTTGCAATGCTAGTGTCATGTTAGAAAAATCcgttaaaattgagaaaaaagtgaTGGCATGTTAGACGTGTTACGAAActcataatttgtaatttttcatgcaattaaaaaaattcattgttGCAATCGGGGTTTGCTTCTCGCAATTAAGGTCGATTAAAGTTCAATTAGGGTTAGATTTTCTGCAATTGTATATGGTCTCTTTTGTTGCAATCAAGATTGGATTAAGGCTTACGAGCCCAACCACCAGTGGCTTTGTCGGTTCGTCCAGGGAATTTCTCAAGGGCGGAACCCAACCACCAATGAACTGATAAAACACCACATTTTTCGGGTTCTTTTACGAGCccagatctctctctctctctctttttttttttttttttttttttttttttcttttggttcatCTTCTTAACTTACAGTTCATTAAAAGCTCATTGATGTCCAGGCTCTACTGGGCTCAATTACATCATGGCGACCACACAACAGACGAGGTTCATGAAATTAGTCGACCTTTAGTTAGACAGCTTCTACGATTGTTGACATATGCGCAActatataagaaaaatgaagacTTGTGAAAgtttcataaatatatgttCGATGTATTATTTGTATGAAAAATGAAGATACATAAACTGATGAACATAAATATGCTTGATATATCGTTTTAATAAAgcgtttatttttttggtatatTTAGATTTGATGAAAACTTGCCCTAACACCCATGTTTTCAATTATGAGTTCTCCGCCATCTTCATGTACAGTTGAAAAAAGCTTGGGAAGAAACATAAGAGAATAATCTACTGCTTGTTCTTGCAGCTGGCACTtgattcaaaatcaaactctTGAAGTGCTTTGATTTGAAATCGAACTCTAGATTTGTGGCGACGGAGGAGGTTCTAATATGACCTTTTCTTGCAAAGGAAATGCTGAGCATGGTGAAGAACCATATAGTGTTTACCTACTCATTTCAGTTTTGAGGCCCAAATATATCATTATCATTATTCTCCTTGAAGATTCTGCAATCTGCATACATTGAGTTGAGGATCTGAAGGCATGCCATTTCAAGAAGCACAAAGACCGGCATATAACCATGTTGTTATGCGCTCCATGGACTAAATGTAGCTATTGAACGGTTGGACAGTATCGTGTAAGAGGGGACGAGATTCTTGAAGGGGCATGCAGTCAGATAAGCTGAAGCGAACATCCATGATATGctacaaaataaataaggtATATATTTCGATTCTATAGAAGAGATCGATAATTTAAGAGAGTAGTCGTCCATCCATCTTGCAGGAGCTTGACGCAAAGTTGAGTGGCGCAAACTTATTGGGGCttaaggaattcattctttGCATTTGGATTCCATTCTCTCCCCTATCACCTACCTTCAATTTGTTTCCTTTCATTGAGCAATATGGTTGGTCGGATGCAAAAGAAATTCACCACTAAAACAAAcaccaataatttttttttttcattttttgccTTTGAACaagtaaaattaataaataataagcaTTATGCCAAACGaatcaaaatcaattttttttaaaaaaaagtaagtcAAACTTGGGAAAAAAAGGGGGTATGCACTGTTGGCCATTTTATCTGCTAACAATACGAATCTAGACAAAATGTCAGCGGACACGGCATTGTCATGCTGCCAGTAGTAGTCTGCCCGCCCTTCTGTCTTTATCCAAAGGAGTACGGCACTATAATACAGTACGTATGCAGGCACGCCGCTCGGAAAAGCATGGACAGTAAAATTTGGccggaatttttttttaccctaTTTTCGGGGAATAAAAATATTTGGTCTTGAAGTGCTCCTTTTCCACTTTCAtcctaaattattttttcgattcAAACGAGAGACAGAACCAAGGACCTAAGGGTTGCCCCAAGAACATCCTAAACACCATAGGAGACCTATATGGGAGGAAATAGGTAAGAGCCTTGCCCTTCTCCATCAACACATAACTCTACTCTAGGGTTGATCCACCAGATTGGCTCGAAACCTTTAGGATACGTTTGGTCGTCGAGTTTAGGATAGGGATTGGAATGGGATGAGAGAAGATTTTAAATCATATAGGTTTATATTATCTTGATTAAGTGTTTGAAATATATCATGGTTTACTATTGAAACATACCATGGTTTGAGATCGAGATAAATAAGAGAAATGATCTTTTTATcctataatttaatatttttgaattttttaaataaaaaatcaaaaaaaaaaaaaagctcagTTCAATCCTACCTTATACCAAATCCAAGCCCAATCGTAGTGTGTCCAAACATATGATAGGGATTTTCAAAATCCCATCCCACTTGTCATCCCGACCACCAAACATGGCCTCAGTGTTAGTAATATGTCTTAGAGcctgatttatgtatttggataattccttttatgacaataaaatttattctattattcgtacattgtctatatttattagaataaagtccttaagatattttgaatactTCATTattaagagttaagaatatgaatGACAAAAtaattcggtaagaatatctttaaactatTCACGATCGTATGAGACTTAACTGAacattatttctccagatagatcgtcacatttgtctgtttttatGATTAGTATACaaatactaatgaagatggagtagtgagtctcatgctatctgataactgttatcatgACAGATATGCGGATACTTAAATGATAAGTAATCGAACGTGACGTGCATATAatattcatacggtaatttactaatgtcaatgaatgttatctgGATCGTATTAGTGTATATAGTCCCTTAGACCTGAGATAGAATgctatctcaagtataggtgattaggatttgctactgctaataTATTTGTGCTAAGCATGAGTATTCGGCAGATAGTTGTGCCAGTTAGTTATACTCGGAGTTAGGTATCCGATCAAGACGGGATTCGCTAATTTGAATAACAGGAAAAATGTCATATGGATATGGGTTTTGTTCTGGATCGAGAAATCCTCGCCTGGGGTAGATAGATTcgaatagaaaagagtttctgttcaagtactacagatctaagaatgaaattaaagAGTCCATATAATCGGCtatagagtttggcatttaGCGTAACTTTGGTTAGAtcgggatcttgtagtgaaatggcatatacgatcagaggttcatcagaatgtttcaattatacattcgtcatcatttggattgtcacgatatgctgataggtgtcactcgtgaactttgggaaccaaTGACATTTGGGAATTATACGTTTGGTTACAGAAAGATTTCTGGTAGTGTCAAATGAATTGATACTATAAtcccattgccatttgatgatgaacctaattagtcacacacattgagcgtgtttaaaccgagaaaagaattaattataattaaggaagttaattaggaattGATTATCAAACGaggcttgcaatgtggttgcaagagagctagcacatcctgaagCCAAGTTtaatatcaaggataaatctaaatacgatagtttccttatttgaagagtttttataaataaattgtctATTGATGGAAATTTGTATCAAGAACTTGTTTGCTCTGTCTTTCTTACAACaagggcaagtcattggatgacttaagtgtgaggactcatttatgatttattaattaatgtgaattaattaataattgcattttagtccctaaagtaaagatatatatatatagatatgttcttaTGGATAACCCCATTAATGCAATCGATCATCAACCGatattagagagaaagagaaaaggtTTCGACTGAGGCAATCAACAAGCAATTCAGTCGCACAAATCCCAAGGCCGATCGAAGTTCTTTTCGGTTCCGGTTCGGCGTTTTGGTGTTGTCTTTGACATCCTTGAAGAGATCATTTTCATTCTGTGACAATCCATTCGAGATCGATGACCTAAATCGGAGTGTACGGGTCGAGAAGAGTctaatctcggtggagacgtgCTCGTGTGGATGAACTAGAGACCGGACATTTGGACGGTTAGTTTGATTGACTCGAATCAATAAGGTTAGTATAAAAGTCTAAACTTTTATTGTAGATTCGATATGTGATGTTGTCTATTCGTTTACAAGGTGATTCTTATGTCAAGATATGACCTTGAAgttttcgattaaaacgagcactcgataaaaatttgatttttactgTAATTAACTTTTTCGCTGCGCACGTGTTCGGTTTTCTAACACTCAGACGATGAGGAAAGACATGCCAAATTCGACTCGAAAATTATAGATTATTGAGGGTTGGAATTTTTATAggaatattaaatatagtgCAAGTTATATATGGTAATTGGACCCATCATCTTATCAATTCGTGTTTTTGTGTTAGTTATCAACCCAAGTTACCCAACTACTCGtaagttgaatgaaaattgTACAGTGATCAACTCATTAGATCCCATTTGCCAAAGAGAGTGAAGAGACGTGCTCAATCGCACCTGAGAGAAGGTAAAAAGGAAGACAATAGCAAGGAGGAGGAAACGAGGCACTTGATGCGCCAGTTAGAAGCTGGTCGCGCCGATGCAAAAGGCATAGGTGaaaaaataagagtaaattATACTGAGCATCacgaatttttaattttttttcacgaAACAGTACATTATGTTTCAATTTCACCAAATAATGCgaattttttgaactttatATAATGTAACGTCAACCTTCcgtaaaaaattataatagaaaaatgactTGACACCAATTGTGTAACACCCTTTCATATGTGGAAGGCAAAATCGTGTTAGGCAATGTCAACTTTAAAATCTTATATCTGAACATGCAAAAATGGTTAGAAAACGTGCTATTTGCTGCTATATTCGCGATAGGAGTGACATTTGCAATTGGTCACTTCCTACACGAATAAGGTGTCGTATCGGATTTTCGTATCATACTTTACGGGAGGTTGCCATTATGCTAAATatggttttaaaaaaaattgaaatcttCGTACTGTTTAATAAGATGAAGACACATTGCAATATCACATaaaaaaaggttaaaaaatagaagaagaagTGCTTTACGAGGTAATTTGCCCGAAGTAAGACCCTTTAGTTGCCGAAAATGCCCTCACTAAATTTGGCAGAAGTACTGCCAGTTATTAGGTGCCACGTGGAGAGTGGCGCATGCGTATCTCTGGTCCGCAGGAGTACGTGGTGATTTCCACGTACAGTGGCAGGGCAGAGGTAGCTGTTTGGTCTGGGGTTTTACAGTGATAGAAGAAGTGGCCAGATTCGAATTCGACGTCGACGACGACGACCGCCACTGCTTCCCCCATTACCATATACGGCAAGTGACAGACACACTCttcatagagagagagagagagagagagcgaagTCCAAAGACGCAGGAAGAGAGAAGAGCTGAGCAGCAGAACCCAACCCACCCCTCTAATTTTCGACCCTTTTCCGGTACTGTCGACATGTGAAAAAATCTCCCAAGATTCATCCTTTCCTGCTCCTCTCTCCATTACTCTGAAAGCCCAGAAAGGAAGAAGTGAGAATCTCCCTCCTCTACCTCGTTCCTGTTCTTGTTGATTTCTCTTTGTTGGGGAAAtgctaaatttttttatttttttgttggggGGTGTCTTGTGTTTTCGTTGATTCAGCCGCCTGCTGACTTCCGCTGTCGATCGGTAGTTCAAGGTCGCCGAGCCATGGCCATTGTCGAGAACTCCGTGGTGGATTTGGGCAGGGGCTTCGAGAAGGCTCCTCCACCGCAGCTTGACCCGCCCGATCAGGACCAGGCCGCTTACCTCCCGCCGCGCCTGGATCAGCAGCCGCCGCCGCTTTACGGCAACCACCACTCTCTCCAGGCTGGGTCCAACGGCCACCACAACAACCACCACGTTTCTGCCGGTGGCGGAGGGGACAAGGAGAGCAATGGGGGGCAGCTCATGGGCGAGAAGCTGAATGGGGACATGAGGGAGCTGCAGGACCTCTTCTCTAAGCTCAATCCCTGGGCTGAGGAATTCGTTCCCCCCTCGCTCTCCAACAGTAATGGCGTCAACGGGCAGCACTACTCTAGCAACGGCTCCAGTTTGTCTAATGGTGGTCGGAATGGGCAGTTTAATGGTGGAGCCGGAGGGCGTCGGGTATGCGGGTTTTTTATCATCTGCTCGCCTTCTTTTCTTAAGACAAAGCTGTAATCATGTTATATATGCTGTGGTTTAAGTTCGTTTTGTGATTAATAAACCTTAGATCATGTTAGCTTCATAGCAGCTTGTTCTGAGTCAGAGAAAAATGTATTCTTGAGGGACTAACATTTGGGTGTTTGAGTGCCGATGCTGACGACGGGTCTCGTAGCCAGATAATGATGAAACTTTGAGTGTTACTGTTGGGTTTTCTCAAAATGATAAGCCATGTTTGCACTTGATGGGTCTTGGGCGCATGGAGATTCAGAGGAAACTGTTATCAATCAGTACTTATGTGGAAAAAATCTCTAGATAAAGCTTTAAGTGCCGCGTCATTGAAGTGGTAGTTCAGTCTTTAGTAGTTGTGGCTCTATTCTGGGAAATACAAGCTGATACATATGTCTTCCACATTCATTCGTTTgtctcttttatttatttcacatGTACTTGTCTTAGCTGTCTAGTCTATCCTGACTGCATTTGGTCCGATCAACTTTGTGAAAGTGAGGTCTTTGGGTAGATGTAAGTTCGGGTTCCAAAAAATTGAGAATGAAATGATCTTTTGAGAGTTCCAAAAATAGCACAATATCAATTTCATCAACTGAGTTTTGTgctaatttaataaaataatctaGAAGCCCTCGAGGGGGAGTAATGGTCTTGAGCATATAATGTTGCTATTATATTAACTCCGCATGTTCTTCATCAACACATTTGTGGAGGTGGATAGCAATATATTTCTGAAAGAGATTCAAGTTAGGAAGTCGTGGGTGGCATGACGTATGTTTATATTGATACTGAACATTGCGAAATGTGCTTCTACTGAAACAAATTATCATTTAGCAACTGCACTTGCATTTTTAATCTCAAGAGGGTCATAGTGGATGTGACAACAAAGAGAGATAAATGGGTAAAAGTTAATTAGAGTCACTGATGGAAGATGTTGATAAAAAGAGGTTCTTAAATGTACTTGTGCAAGCTGGTGTAGGAAATATTAATgcttaattaatcaaaacGCTCCAAAAATAGGATATTaatatttggcagtctccTCTTTTCAGAGATGACACCACAAGAGGAAGAGGTTGATGGAAATCGAAGTTTGGAGAGCAAGAAGACatgatttaaaattaattgatagaacaacaaatagatttttttagCATTGGCTGATTGTGCTCATTTTCCAAGCAGTGACAACAGTTTGGTAACTTTTGAGAGTCTGATTGTTCTCGAAGCATCTGTGATTGCATCCTGTCCATCTTATTGTGATGGCTGCCAATTTTCTGAGACAACATTTGGTGGTTGTCGTGTTGTAGAAGAACTACAATCAAGGGAAACGGAGGGTTAATAGTCGGACAAGTGTGGCCCAGCGAGAAGAAATTATTCGCAGGACAGTATATGTATCTGATATAGATCAACAGGTTTAGATTCAGAACCTATTCTCCGTTACAGGGCTTCCTTCTCTGATATTATTTTTGCGTTTTTCCCTTTGCATTCCAGTCGTGGACTAATACTTATGTCGTGTGGGACATAGGTCACTGAGGAGCAGCTTGCTGCGCTCTTTGTCAATTGTGGTCAGGTAAGTCTCTGCTGATTCTATTAGATGTGTTCAGTTGTTTGAATCCTTATTCTcaaataatcattttttttgtgaagGTCGTTGATTGTCGTATTTGTGGTGACCCTAATTCTGTTCTTCGCTTTGCCTTCATTGAGTTCACTGATGAAGGTTAGTTGGGGCTATATAGGAATCATTGCTGTCATTGTGCATTTGAATTATTCTTTGAAATTAGGTGGTTATTAGCCCCATTGcttgtttcttttttcattgTCCAGATGGTGCAAGGGCTGCTTTAAACTTGTCAGGGACAATGCTCGGGTTCTATCCTGTGAGGGTGCTGCCCTCAAAAACTGCTATTGCTCCAGTTAATCCAACCTTCTTGCCTCGGGTACGAAATTGATACTATTGTATTATGTTAACTTCTCGTTAGTTCTTAGACTCATCTGCACGTGGCCTTGTGTCTTATCTTCCAGAATGAAGATGAGCGGGAAATGTGCACAAGAACCATATACTGTACGAATATTGATAAGAAGGTAAACAAGAATGTTATATAGGAGGGATCTAAAGTCAGGAACACCCTATTGAAGAGTACAATTTCTTACATCCTGCTTCTTGTGCGCTTGGTTCAGGTTACCCTGGCAGATGTCAAGCTTTTCTTTGAATCTCTTTGTGGAGAGGTTTGTTGACTTTACTGGCTCAAATTGTTAATATTCTGTGTCCATCTTATTGCATGTGTGTTTTCTTACTATATATTCCAAAATAGCAAAGGCCCTTCTGAAATTAGTGAAGATAGATAGAAGCAGAAAGTGTTTGGTAAACCTGTTGATCATATGACACCTGAAAAATGTAAAGTTGCTGTCTCACTGATGTTTGTAAAAcaattttatgcttggtataTTTGCAAGGGAAATGAAAAACCTGCTTGAAGTTCTTTCCAGTTGACTAACTGAtcgccattttttttttgcctttatTTTCTTGCTTAACCGACAAAGGTGAACTATAAAATTTAATGAGCTTTTCTAAAAGGTGTACGGTGTACCTGTAACTGTTTTAACTTTTAAGTATTGCCTGTAGAGATGAAATTAACTTCGAAATTAGGGGGAAAGAAGTATATTTGCTATATGTTTGGCATATTAGGTTGGACAATCTTTGCTAAAACTTTTTCATTCTGTAAATCTGAATATTGTTGGCTAGAGGGTTGAAAttctttacaaaataaaaaggtttgCTGAATACGAAGGACTTTAAGTTCATTCCTTCTGAATGTGACTTTGTATTTTCCCTGATGAAGGTCTATCGCCTGAGGTTGCTTGGAGACTATCACCACTCTACTCGTATTGCTTTTGTTGAGTTTGTAATGGTAAGATAacttctttctatttttctatCTGCATTCAATCTGGACCTCTTTCTTGATTCTTGTAAGTTCATCAAGCTTGGGGGGTTGAAGAATCTGCTGGGTGGAAAGATTTTACGTTAGCTCTTTAACAAGGTTGATACAGTAAAGCTTACAAAGTGTACATTTAGTATTGCTTCGTAAACCTCTCTTTATATGTGTTCTATGATTGACATTAGATGAATCAGTCCCAGCTCTTATGTTAATAATTCTTGGTTCAAATTGAAGATTCCTTGGTGAGGAACAATGCATAGAATTCTCCCATTAGGAAGTACTAAAAGGGGCGTAATCTGTAAAATTAAAGTGAAGCCATCATTGACAGACTTTTCTCTTAGTAAGCACAATCTGAGACAACCCTGACCCAGGGTAATAGGAACTTACCATCTATACTATTCGTTGAGCATAGCCCTGCTAATTGAAATGGAAGAAGTGTCATGCAATTTGAATTGCCATGTCAAATTTTTTCCATGAACGACGATTCCACTTCCTCCTGTTGACATTTCTGATGCAATATTAGTGTATTAATTTTCACCAGCTCTTGCAGTATTTGAACAGATGTATATTACACTAAGTATCTATGATTCAGTCTCTAAAACTTTGTGCTACCTGCAGGCTGAAAGTGCAATCCTTGCTCTCAATTGTAGTGGTGTAGTTCTTGGATCATTGCCTATAAGGTTTGTTCAACTTTTAACTTCATTTTCATAAAATCCATCAAACTTATCATCCATTTATCAATTATTACTTAACGTTTGAATTTGTGGTTCCCTCAGGGTCAGTCCATCGAAAACGCCTGTTCGGCCCCGAGCTCCTCGGCTTCCTATACACTGAATATCAATCTGATCTCTGACTTTCACCTTCGTCTCATATCTCGCTGGCCATACTGAAAGTTCTGTGTAGAAATCTTTGGCTCTCTGTCCGTGGTTGGTTGGTCTCTTATcttctctatttatatatatatatatatatatatattatatttagaCACAAGATAATAGGTTTATGTTGCTTTTGGTCACTCTCTTGCACATATAGAGTTGTGCCGGAAACTTTTGAGGCTCTTGACTTGATAGATTATTATGTATTT is a genomic window containing:
- the LOC116205522 gene encoding polyadenylate-binding protein-interacting protein 11 isoform X1, which codes for MAIVENSVVDLGRGFEKAPPPQLDPPDQDQAAYLPPRLDQQPPPLYGNHHSLQAGSNGHHNNHHVSAGGGGDKESNGGQLMGEKLNGDMRELQDLFSKLNPWAEEFVPPSLSNSNGVNGQHYSSNGSSLSNGGRNGQFNGGAGGRRKNYNQGKRRVNSRTSVAQREEIIRRTVYVSDIDQQVTEEQLAALFVNCGQVVDCRICGDPNSVLRFAFIEFTDEDGARAALNLSGTMLGFYPVRVLPSKTAIAPVNPTFLPRNEDEREMCTRTIYCTNIDKKVTLADVKLFFESLCGEVYRLRLLGDYHHSTRIAFVEFVMAESAILALNCSGVVLGSLPIRVSPSKTPVRPRAPRLPIH
- the LOC116205522 gene encoding polyadenylate-binding protein-interacting protein 11 isoform X2 is translated as MAIVENSVVDLGRGFEKAPPPQLDPPDQDQAAYLPPRLDQQPPPLYGNHHSLQAGSNGHHNNHHVSAGGGGDKESNGGQLMGEKLNGDMRELQDLFSKLNPWAEEFVPPSLSNSNGVNGQHYSSNGSSLSNGGRNGQFNGGAGGRRNYNQGKRRVNSRTSVAQREEIIRRTVYVSDIDQQVTEEQLAALFVNCGQVVDCRICGDPNSVLRFAFIEFTDEDGARAALNLSGTMLGFYPVRVLPSKTAIAPVNPTFLPRNEDEREMCTRTIYCTNIDKKVTLADVKLFFESLCGEVYRLRLLGDYHHSTRIAFVEFVMAESAILALNCSGVVLGSLPIRVSPSKTPVRPRAPRLPIH